A single window of Priestia filamentosa DNA harbors:
- a CDS encoding MotA/TolQ/ExbB proton channel family protein produces MKKYDILTPLGLVVGCAIIIFGVITSGGIENFFSLLNIPSFFIVLGGVLAGLFVSFRINELKKVGTIAKQAFRTQNFEPEPYVDLFVTFANKARKEGLLSLEAEMENVEDRFLKKGILLAVDGVETDTIEEILNLEVDALEERHRKGRSIFEKAAEYAPAWGMIGTLIGLVLMLKNMDDPSLLGPNMAVALLTTLYGSLLANLVFQPLAAKLSLQTEQEIFLRQCVIEGVIGVQTGQNPGMVEERLSAFLSTEERLNRKKNKWEKGGQGVKEIEI; encoded by the coding sequence ATGAAGAAATATGATATTCTTACACCGCTAGGATTAGTTGTTGGTTGTGCCATTATTATTTTTGGAGTTATTACAAGTGGAGGGATTGAGAACTTCTTTTCCCTTTTAAATATCCCTTCCTTCTTTATTGTGTTAGGAGGAGTTTTAGCAGGACTTTTTGTTAGTTTTCGTATAAACGAGCTTAAAAAAGTAGGAACCATTGCTAAGCAGGCATTTCGCACTCAAAATTTTGAGCCTGAACCATATGTGGATCTTTTTGTTACTTTTGCTAATAAAGCAAGAAAAGAAGGGCTTTTATCTCTTGAAGCAGAGATGGAAAATGTAGAAGATCGCTTTTTGAAGAAAGGGATTCTTTTAGCTGTTGATGGAGTAGAGACAGATACGATTGAGGAAATATTAAATCTAGAAGTTGATGCGCTAGAAGAACGTCATCGCAAAGGTCGAAGTATTTTTGAGAAAGCTGCTGAATATGCCCCAGCGTGGGGAATGATCGGTACTCTTATTGGTCTTGTATTAATGTTGAAAAATATGGATGATCCTTCTTTACTCGGGCCAAATATGGCAGTAGCTCTTTTAACAACACTATATGGTTCATTGCTTGCTAATTTAGTGTTTCAGCCCCTTGCAGCAAAACTTTCGTTACAAACAGAACAAGAGATCTTCCTAAGACAATGTGTAATTGAAGGCGTTATTGGAGTTCAAACAGGGCAAAATCCAGGTATGGTAGAAGAGAGGCTATCTGCCTTTTTATCAACAGAAGAACGTTTAAATCGTAAGAAGAACAAGTGGGAAAAAGGTGGACAAGGAGTTAAAGAAATTGAGATCTAG